Genomic window (Marinobacter fonticola):
CTCGAACACATCGTTGGGGAGCACGTATAGGAGTTCGTTGATATTGGGCAGACGCCAGTCCTCGAAGCCTGCAAAGCTGGACGCTTCGCAATGTTGAATGCTGGATTCCCAATCCAGCTTGAGGCTGGCGTTGTCGGACGCATTCTGGGTCCAGTCGGCCAGGTTGAGGTTGGAGCCTTCAAATTCCGACTCCCAGAAGCGGCGGGTGGAGGCTTGAAATGAGAAACCTGGTCATCCAGTTTCCGCCCTCCATGCAAAACGAAGGAGCTGAAAGTTCCAAGGAAGCCGCTGGTTGAACCCTTAACGACAATCAGACAAACTGTCTCCATATATTAATAAGTGGTGACAACTTGTCTGATTCCGGCGCCTCCCCATCGTTCCGGGCGCAACTCCAAGCCCTTTTCCGCCAGCACGGTGGCCAGCTCCGTATGAGCGAGGCACTGGCACAGGGCATCAGCCGGTACCAGTTCTATCAACTCCGAGATGAAGGGCTGATCGAGCAAGTCAGTCGTGGCCTGTATCGGCTGTCGGATCTCCCACCGATTGAGAATCCCGATCTGGTGGCGGCCGTCACCCGTTTCCCCCATGCCGTGCTCTGTCTGATTTCTGCCCTGGACTGGCACGGCATCACCACGCAGATTCCCCACCAGGTGCACTTGGCGGTCGAGCGCGATGCTCGCCTGCCGGTTCTGGACTATCCCCCGATAACCGGTTACCGGTTCTCCGGGCAAGCCTTCAATAAAGGTATCGAGCAAGTCGAGGTAGATGGCAACACGCTGCAGGTCTATAGCCCGGAGAAAACTCTGGCGGATTGCTTCAAGTTCCGTAACCGCATTGGCATGGACGTAGTGCTGGAGGCCCTGGAGCTTTACCGGACCCGCAGACCCTTTCTGCCAGGCAAGCTGATGGAATGCGCCAGAATCTGCCGGGTTGCCAAAGTGATGGCCCCCTATGTGGAAGCCAAGCTATGAATAGAATAAAGAAGTGAAAGGAGTTCACTGTGGCTAGAAACATCACCGCGTCCGTGCGTCAGAAACTGCTGAATAAATCCCGGGAAGAGAAACGTCCGTTCCAGGAGCTGTTGCAATACTACGCGATGGAGCGATTTCTTTATCGATTGAGCCAATCGCCCCACAACACGTGCTTCACACTCAAGGGCGCTTTGATGCTATGGGCCATGCAGGGGCCGACCAGCCGCCCGACTCGCGACATTGATATGCTGGGCCAGACCAGCAACGAGCCTGGAGCTATTCTCGGTCAGGTTCGTGATGTGGTTGCCACAGAGGTGGTTGATGATGGCCTGCGTTTCGATTCGAGTACCCTGAAAGCAGAAGCCATTACTGAAGACGCGGATTATCAGGGCGTGAGGGTCACCTTTACCGGTCTTCTCGAGAACGCCAAAATCCCTATGCAGCTCGATATCGGTTTCGGCGATCCAATCTTTCCGTTTCCGTCCTGGCATGAGTTCCCGGCCTTGCTGGATTTCCCCACCGCCCGAATCCAGTGCTATACCCCGGAATCGTCCATCGCAGAGAAGTTCCAGGCGATGGTCAAATTGGGCGAGCTGAACAGCCGCATGAAGGATTTCTACGATATCTGGCTGCTTTCGCGCCAACATGACTTTGCCTTGGCGAATCTTTCCGGCGCTGTAGTAAGAACGTTTGAGCGGAGAAACACGAAGGTTCCAGAAAGCAGTCCTTTTTCTGACGCGTTTGTGGACAGTAAGCAGTCACAATGGCAGGCGTTCCGGAAACGCCTTGGCCAGCCTCATGTGCCGGAGGCGTTCGCGCAGGTAGTGGCGGCAGTGACTGAATTTCTTGCACCCGTGATGGCGAATCACGCCGCTGGCGCCCCCGAGCAAATCTGGCACCCACCCGGTCCATGGAGTCGGCAGGCCGATGGCTAGCTTATTTCGGAAGACGACATCGAACAGTCGCTGCTGCATCGCGACCAGCATATCTACGAAATATCGCGCTGAATTCAGTGTTCTATGACCGTATGGTCTTCAAAGAGAAATGCGGCAACGTGTTTGAACTCGTAGTGGAGTTTGCTGCCTCTGGTTGGAAGTGGGTTGCTTGCGGGAACCGCACAAACAACATCACGGAGCCACCCTAGGCTTTGCGAACGGCACCTTAGCACACGACATGCGTGTGTTCGGGGGCCCCCTAATAAGAGCCCCGCATAGAATCGGGTTCGGCTATTAAAAAAGCTTCGCCAACGACTTCTTGGCAAACGGCTCCACTTCACCGATACGGCCTTCTTTCACCTTCACCAGCCACTCCGGGTCCTGCAGTAACGCGCGGCCGACGGCGATCAGCTCGAACTCGTTGTTGTTCATCCGCTCGACCAGTTCGTCGATGCCGGACTGCTCCACCGCTTCTTTCTTGCTGGCGAAGGTGCCGCTGATGAAGTCTTCGGTGAGGCCGACGCTGCCGACGGACATGGTGGGCTTGCCTGAAAGCTTCTGGGTCCAGCCGGCCAGGTTGAGGTCGGAGCCTTCGAATTCCGGCTCCCAGAAGCGGCGGGTAGAG
Coding sequences:
- a CDS encoding type IV toxin-antitoxin system AbiEi family antitoxin domain-containing protein, whose protein sequence is MSDSGASPSFRAQLQALFRQHGGQLRMSEALAQGISRYQFYQLRDEGLIEQVSRGLYRLSDLPPIENPDLVAAVTRFPHAVLCLISALDWHGITTQIPHQVHLAVERDARLPVLDYPPITGYRFSGQAFNKGIEQVEVDGNTLQVYSPEKTLADCFKFRNRIGMDVVLEALELYRTRRPFLPGKLMECARICRVAKVMAPYVEAKL
- a CDS encoding nucleotidyl transferase AbiEii/AbiGii toxin family protein; translated protein: MARNITASVRQKLLNKSREEKRPFQELLQYYAMERFLYRLSQSPHNTCFTLKGALMLWAMQGPTSRPTRDIDMLGQTSNEPGAILGQVRDVVATEVVDDGLRFDSSTLKAEAITEDADYQGVRVTFTGLLENAKIPMQLDIGFGDPIFPFPSWHEFPALLDFPTARIQCYTPESSIAEKFQAMVKLGELNSRMKDFYDIWLLSRQHDFALANLSGAVVRTFERRNTKVPESSPFSDAFVDSKQSQWQAFRKRLGQPHVPEAFAQVVAAVTEFLAPVMANHAAGAPEQIWHPPGPWSRQADG